A genomic region of Leptolyngbya sp. NIES-2104 contains the following coding sequences:
- a CDS encoding rhomboid family intramembrane serine protease codes for MTRRDPNNPSSIGDEIKAHIAILGTLVGIMWLVEVVDIALGGRLNYLGIYPRNFVGLRGVLLAPFLHRDFRHLISNTIPFVVMGWFVMLRGIPEFFKVTALVTVLSGLGVWVLGASGLHIGASGVIFGYFGFLLSRAYFERSALSIALSLAVGLLYGGIIWGVLPGQFGISWEGHLFGFLGGIFAARQISKRRW; via the coding sequence CGAGATCCCAACAATCCGAGCAGCATCGGAGACGAAATTAAAGCCCACATTGCAATCCTCGGAACGCTCGTTGGAATCATGTGGCTCGTCGAAGTGGTCGATATTGCCCTCGGTGGCAGACTGAATTATCTGGGAATTTATCCTCGTAACTTTGTTGGGTTACGAGGTGTTTTATTAGCACCATTTTTACATCGCGATTTTCGGCATTTAATCAGCAATACAATCCCATTCGTTGTGATGGGCTGGTTTGTCATGCTGCGCGGCATTCCTGAGTTCTTCAAAGTGACAGCGCTCGTAACCGTTTTGAGTGGGCTTGGCGTTTGGGTATTGGGCGCATCGGGCTTGCATATTGGGGCAAGCGGCGTGATTTTTGGGTATTTCGGATTTTTACTGTCGCGGGCTTATTTTGAGCGGAGTGCGTTATCGATCGCGCTTTCTCTCGCAGTCGGTTTACTCTACGGCGGGATTATCTGGGGCGTGTTGCCGGGACAATTTGGCATTTCTTGGGAAGGACATTTATTTGGTTTCCTTGGTGGAATTTTTGCAGCCCGCCAGATTTCTAAACGACGTTGGTAA